The Flavobacterium marginilacus genome window below encodes:
- a CDS encoding PAS domain-containing sensor histidine kinase produces the protein MTVNPNSDSKYLFEHFFELSADLLCITGFDGFFKRINPAVSQLLGYTNEELFSKPINDFIHIDDQIYTSKARNELYKNKPLLNFENRYVTKSGEIVWLSWTSMPAADEKLVYAIAKNITHNKKLEEERNLLLTKFTKTNNDLKKISYTSSHDLRSPVNNLLSIFSLLDVTKIEDSETLQFLEMLQSATETLKKTLNNYVDILILEDKSIAQIEEIDLGTILNTVILSINSLIQKSNAVINIDFSLLEKINFNKSYLESIFLNLLTNSIKYAIPGCSPIITIHSRKTDEVDQLIFSDNGIGFDMELVKDKIFGLHQKFNNHIDSKGIGLYLVNNHVTSLGGKIDVESKINEGTTFIISFKKEPVFS, from the coding sequence ATGACAGTAAATCCAAATTCAGACAGCAAATACTTATTTGAGCATTTTTTTGAACTATCCGCTGATTTACTCTGTATCACTGGGTTCGATGGTTTTTTCAAAAGAATTAATCCAGCGGTTTCTCAATTATTAGGCTACACAAATGAGGAATTGTTTTCAAAACCAATAAACGATTTTATCCATATTGATGACCAGATATACACTTCAAAAGCAAGGAATGAATTATACAAAAATAAACCACTCTTAAATTTCGAAAACAGATACGTTACAAAAAGCGGTGAAATTGTATGGCTCTCCTGGACATCAATGCCTGCAGCTGACGAAAAATTAGTTTATGCAATTGCAAAAAACATCACACACAACAAAAAACTGGAAGAGGAACGGAATTTACTGCTTACTAAATTTACAAAAACCAATAACGACCTCAAAAAAATAAGTTACACGAGCTCACATGATCTGCGGTCTCCTGTAAACAATCTGCTTTCAATTTTCAGCCTCTTGGATGTTACCAAAATTGAAGATTCTGAAACCCTGCAGTTTCTTGAGATGCTTCAGTCTGCTACCGAAACATTAAAGAAAACTTTAAATAATTATGTAGATATTTTAATCCTAGAGGATAAGTCTATTGCACAAATTGAAGAAATAGACCTAGGTACAATTCTTAATACTGTCATTCTTTCTATAAATTCTTTAATACAAAAGTCAAATGCTGTTATCAATATTGACTTTTCGCTGCTCGAAAAGATTAATTTTAACAAATCCTATCTTGAAAGCATTTTTCTAAATTTATTGACTAATTCAATTAAATATGCTATCCCGGGCTGTTCACCAATTATTACCATCCATTCCAGAAAAACGGATGAAGTTGATCAGTTGATTTTTTCTGACAATGGTATTGGCTTCGATATGGAGCTCGTAAAAGATAAAATATTTGGTTTACACCAAAAGTTCAACAACCACATAGACAGCAAAGGAATCGGGCTTTATTTAGTAAACAACCACGTCACAAGCCTAGGCGGTAAAATTGATGTAGAAAGCAAGATCAACGAAGGAACAACCTTTATTATTTCTTTTAAAAAAGAACCGGTTTTCTCATAA
- a CDS encoding YegP family protein translates to MGTFLITKRKNDEFQFVLKAGNGQVILASEGYTTKASCDNGIESVKKNSQDDARFERLEAKNGKPYFNLKASNGQIIGTSEMYESAAARDNGIESVKKNAPDAVIKEEL, encoded by the coding sequence ATGGGAACATTTTTGATTACTAAAAGAAAAAATGACGAATTTCAGTTTGTTTTGAAAGCAGGTAATGGTCAGGTTATTTTGGCTAGCGAAGGTTATACAACAAAAGCTTCTTGTGATAACGGAATTGAATCTGTTAAGAAAAATTCACAGGATGATGCTCGATTTGAGAGATTGGAAGCCAAAAACGGAAAGCCTTATTTCAATCTAAAAGCTTCTAATGGCCAGATTATTGGTACTAGCGAAATGTATGAATCAGCTGCAGCAAGAGATAATGGAATTGAGTCTGTTAAGAAAAATGCCCCAGATGCAGTTATAAAAGAAGAATTATAA